In Diadema setosum chromosome 2, eeDiaSeto1, whole genome shotgun sequence, the DNA window AGCATTATCTTAACTGGTTAATCAGAGACTATTCAAATATATGCAGCTTCATATAACTCAGCCTCAAAGACAGTCGTACTTCTCCTTCTGTAAAATATTAGAAATAACATTGAATGTCGTTATGAAAAGTGCACAGTCAAACAAACGAGTAGACATAAATACGATAAACGGGAGTAATTTTAGGTCTTATTAGACTAAAGAGTAGGAATTACATGCCTTCTCATAGTAACTGTCAACAGAAACTGGAGGACAAAATAGATCCTACCTAAgaaccagtaaaaaaaaaaaaaaagtgtacttgGTTTGAGAACATAGAAACCCACATTTTACAATACATTTTACAAATTAAAGATGAAAAACTACAGAAAGAGTGGTACATATGAAGATAAATAGACCAATAAATCACACACTTTCATTTGAACATTTGTACGGATTAAAAGAGCAACAATGCTAACTATACTTTAAAAAACTAGACTCTTAAAACTTACAGGAGCTGTATAAAATGGGATGCATGACAGTGACTTTTTGAAGACACATTTTTCATTACTATCATAATTtctattatcgttatcattaccactattatcattactattactattactgctactactatcGGTACTACTCAgcaactactactacaactgtattactttcattatatttatttttatcatctttattaCTGTTACTATTATtggcattatcatcatcatttcattatcatcatcaccataccAATTATTGATAtctctatcattattatttgattACTGATGACATATTTTGGTCTCCAGTTTGTCAAAATTCAGGTCTGTGTGAACCACGTCTCAGCTAGAGCTGTGTCAGTAACAGGACAGGACATTCAACTGGCCTTGCTCAGAAAGAGATTGATATCTTTCTCATGTGTGTACATATGTCTAAACTGCATTAGAATCCCTAGAATATTATTTGCagttttcatttgaattgagttgtaTTAATGTGGTAAATATGTGTTATGCTGTTGTTATGTGTTACCAGTATTGTTCACATTGAAACCATTTTCATTACGTGAGCCATATACACTGTGTCACAGGCCCTTTGAAAAACAGCTCTTTATACCTCCAAAAAAATACaagtaatgaaatgaaaggaaaggaaatttTCCATTGAACTACCATATATACTTGTCTAGGAAGGATTTAGTTATGTACGCAATGTTCAAGCTGTATATCACAGTGTTGCATTTCTCATGAAAAGCAAGAGGTACCAATTGACAATAGATAAGATCCATACCCTGCACAACTTTGGCATACACCTTCAGTGGAGATAACCTTCAACATCACctacatgttttcatgttttcagaCTCGACTCCATATGAATCAGTTTGTAAAGCATTACAATGCACTTTAAAGTTTTCCATCTTCTACTTTCACAAGGAAAATTTTCACAGGATTAACATTTTATGTTTGAGTCGAATAACACATATTCAGTATGTTTCTAATAAAAGCATACACTCTGATAAAAACAGAGTAGACAAGATATTCacattttcctctctctctctttgtttgtttgtttttggtgggggtttttttctgtTATCATGCAGCACACATATATGCATGTGGCAATATATTCCGCattccccctcaaaaaaaaaaaaaaaaaaatcacatgctttcatttttgtgcTATTCTATTGCAGTGCAATATACcaaaatgaaaatttccacaccacaaaaatttccactttaacagGACCCATGTACATATCTCTATTTATTGTATTATCTCAGAATAACATCGCAAtgcatttctttcatgaaagagttgtaaaaaaacaaaaatgacaggaATGAAAGCACTTGGTCCCATATTGCAAATTCAAGTACTAGTATTTAAAATATATGCACTATTAGGGAGAAAACTGACATCACTGTTTATAGTTTTACAACATTTCATTGCAATCTATCTTCAGCAGCACAAACATTGTTGTGGGGACAAGAGAAGCATTGTTAGGTGTCTCCACTTTCACTCCCATGGTTATTATACAAGTGGTCTAATCATTTGAATGTTCATCCTGAagtatgtttctgttggaaaccTTGCAtacacatttgaaaaaaaaaatacattcattcACATTATGATAACAGTACAGTGTGCACTCCTGTtaataacgaacacggttataatgaaattccggttacaacgaaataaaaattcaggccgcaatgttatccactctatgtatttttattgtttatttgttcagtcataacaaaattttgatataacgaaagtaAACTGCTGgccccgaggacttcgttataacgggagtccactgtaatagcaaaattttgtatttgttacttgtttttgtttttgtttttgtcttttgacAAGGTTGATTTTTACTCAATATCCAGTGGGGAATGCCACATAAATCCAGATGTATGAAACATTTTGGGTATTCTTAAGtcaaaatagaaagaaaaaaaaaaaaggaagattttgTGTTAGATAAGAgaatgatgtatttgttgaCTATATGTATGTCATGAGGGCTAGAAGCTTGGACATTAGTTGCACTGACACGAACCTTTACACAGTTTGGACATGAATGGGGCCAAGTAAAGCTTACAATATACTGCAGCCCCAACAGCACTGCATGGGATAATCCGGGGCATATACCTTGTTCTCAAAGCCGTAAACAAAGTATGTAAATGATTCGTCATCATACTGGCACTGGAGTTCCACAACTGGTGTCACTTGTATTTGATGGCGCTGTGTGCAAGAACAGAAGTGCACACATTCTTAGCTTAATCACATTCtgacaatcaaacaaacatgggTACATATCTGACAGATAGAGAAAGAACTGAGAAGGGTTTGCAAACTGATGTTTTCCTTCAATTGCATCAAATTTATAAAGTACCCATATATGCAAATATCTATatgtattcacaaaatttgatttttgtaCTGAATAGAGATAAGAGGATGATAGATAAATAATTACTCCATCATTATGCAGTCTATTTAGTccctttcattaaaaaataataatgatgctgAATGGTTGTTTACTCAAAGCAGTTTATGTTCAGTACACCCCATACCTGTCACCCCTAAATTCagagaaatagaaataacagggagaaaatcatgcaaaaatagGAGTTTTCACCCTTCTACGTTTCATTACTATTAGCACTTGTTGATAGGTTGAATAGAGCTTCTtccttcctttaaaaaaaaaaaaaaaaaaaaacaggaatgTTTCTGTAAGTGGGAACAGTTGGCAGGTACAACGCCCAAGAATCAAATTCCCCAACGGCCCCAAAATGCCCCAAACCCCGACTGCCCCGGCAGCATAGGGACAGTCCAGAGAGTAGCCGAAGTCTGGTTTCCAAACCATTAATTTTGCTAATTGTAGTCACTTCCATAAAATGCCAAATTAATTGCTAACTGGATAGTCCCTTCCATAAAATAGTCCTGCAGCTGCCTTTGCCCAGCATCACTCAGCAAAGGCAGCTGAAGGACCATCCAGCTCAACCTGCTACCTTTCTCGTCACTAAAGGGCATTAATACTCAGGGAAGCAAAGTAGTACAGGCAGCTGGTCTGGTAGTCAGactatacagtggactcccgttataacaaagtccttaggaccggcagttttctttcgtaatattgaaatttcgttataactgaacaaataaacaataaaaatacatagagtggataaatgttgcggcctgaatttttacttccttCTAACAGGAATTTATAATATAATCGTGtatgttataacgggagtgcactgaaGAAGTCTTGACAATAAGTTGTATTAAAGAGGCTGGGCCTAGTGTGAACGCAAGGTTAATTGAGCTCTCGGAATGGCAACTTGATAATCAATTGCTGATTAGGCAGCCCAAAAAATAGAGTCTCAGGTCTGCTTTGCcacccccatcccaccccctACACTCACCTGCCGATGAAGCCTCTCCTGACTGTACGCATGGGCATGCCGCTGGACCAACCTCTCTGAACCGCTATTCACTTCTGCCACGGGAAAATGTTTTATGGGCCACACCTGACAATTTAGGGAGGAGAGAAACActtaatcaattaatcaattaaaaaatatatatatttatattccaCGTGAGATTGTAATCTTAGCTCCTACACTTTGCATGAATTCTGTTGTCATGGGTAAATTAATTAGGCAGTGGTTCCAATTGTTTCCATGTCTGATGTTAAAATGCCTTTTAACCCAcagaggacggactgattttgctatacacatatttcacatagacacctgcccgagtattcttggGACTCGTCTTTAACGGGTTAATATACAAATTGTGAAGTGTTTGTAAGTGATACTGTTCGACTTTAAATGTCCGGTTCTTCAAAAACTAGACACCTGCTacagatattgatttttttttaattcacttttCCCAGAGATTACATCACACATGTAATGCATCATTACTGCATATCATCAAATTCAGAAGGCCATAATCTTTCTAGGAGTGAAGCTCAGAGGAAAGAAAATTATAGTGCTTCCTCCATAGTACAAAGAACAAGAGACATGATTTGCAAGAAAGTCAAATGAAACCATTGTAGAAGCACTTATATAGCTCCATGCTAAAACCTATACACCAAATGGGTTGCAAGCTAAAGGCATTACAGACAGGTAAAGATATTCAGCAAAACCATGTTTAAATCTATGTAAAGATCGTTTCTTGTGAGAGTCACAGTATCAAGTAGACAATTATTATCACATATCCATATGTACCATATCATTCATTAAGTGCTTTGCGAAAGACTTGGTAGCATAAACTTTAGCAATATGGCTTGCTTTCTAGACAATTTTGCACAGACGTCCTGAAGCTAACCATCATTGAATAAGCATATAGGGCACACATAATCCTCTTAATTCCTGTTGTATTAACATATATCTCTCATGGGACCCAACACTAGCTGCAAGAAGGTCAagtttttatttcaatgttctgctatttgttttgtttttgtgttgttttaagtgtgtgtgtgtgtgtgctgctattgtttgtttattttttgttttttttgtttcattcaaattcTTCTGATACAGTTTGGCAAGTTGCAACTAAATGCCTCAGGACAGCCCCccggaaaaaatggaggggcagGGACTAGGATATGTTACAATGTACAGAGTTGTTAATTATCAAAGAGGATCACCTTGGGACTCTCCTCATCAAAGACTGTTTTTCCCGTGACATTTCGGATGAGCTCGTCTGGTAGAGCCGTTCTTTCAACGATATAATCGTCCATATGGTTTTTCCTACATTGCAGCATCAATACAGGGATGAATAAAGATCAAGTTCAGTTGAATTTACTTTAaataataaaacatacaaaataatgacataataCAATGAAGCAGTTCTGCAATACTTGGGAATGAAAGGCTTAGTTGGGACCACTAGAAAGCACAGCTTGTAGATGGGGCTCCTGAAGTATGAGTACATAATGTATGCCATATCTTACATGATGGCACAATGAAACATATGTTCAATGGGTATAACACTTTTAAGGAAGTataaataaaacacatgcacacaagtGCAAGAAAGAAAACTGAAGTTGATATCTTAGAAATCCAAGTTGCTGTCCGATGCTGAAATGCGTCGCTGTATGAAACATTTTTCCTCAGCATGTAACTAATATTAAGACATCATCGAGAGACTTCTAAATTAATATCAGTTGACACATTCCATTTTGTTGGAATATGGTCATCATTAAATCAAATTATGATTTCAAGATTAAGAATATTTCTCATCGGAATGACTTCTTAATACTCAAGTATTTCGGTTTTCCTTCATTTCCCAGGAACATGATCAAATGAAGGAGGTAAACATCatatttctctaaaaaaaaaaaaaaaaaaaaaaaaaaaaatcactaaggTATTGCTGGCAACACtattattatgatatgataacaacaataattacattcactatgatagtaataattacgatgatgatgataatcatgatcatgatcatgttcttcttcatcatcatcatcattatcattaacattgcTCTGAATTGCAAATCCATCACTTTGTAGCACTTACCACTCGACAGTGAGCCTGATGTAGCACTTCAGCTGGCCCTGCCCTGTGCAGGTTCGACACATCACCCTTCCACTTCCATCGCAAGGGGAGCATCTGCACAGTCACACAGGGGGAAGATGTTTTCACGAGTGACATCGATCCATGATTTATAGGAATTTTTGAATTGGtactcctcccctcccccagaaaaaaacaaacaaacaaacctagaaatgtcgctacggtgactggtatgcctccaccataatgcatggttctcctgatacgtctatagtacaatgtcttgacaatgcgtgatgacagtttcacataactggcaaaatactgaaatgaccggtttgtcacaaatgtgatgAATATGTTCGCTTTCCTTGGACTAAGTTTGCCACATTGTCTGAGAGTgcaggtaggcctatatgtatttggggattacaaaatttttacttgacttttgacccttttataagtttatgcattcagtaattttcaaggtttgaaggaaaagtgtaatttcagtattaaataaaaaacattttgcattctagcctggcctttgacccttcacctttgaccctaaaattccaaagagaatcactgtcaggtaaaacatgcataaaaataTGTACTTAGTTTCATGATACCTTCAGTCACTCTCAATATATGGGGGAAAAAGCGAAAtatagcactttcacttgagccttgaccttttgacctttgaccttttggtgggaaatttcccagagaatctccattaggtaatacatgtttttaagaaaaatcctgcaagcattgcataaatatgaaatttgaggagttgaccttgatctttgacccctgacctctgaccatgacccctaaatttcCTAGCTAATCCCTGCTGGTCAGTACAAATGCACATGCATATATAAGTACCAAGTTCtgtgaagataccttgaaccattagcaatcgagatatggagaaaaagtgaaattctagTTTCACCTgaaccttgaccttttgaccttatgacctaaaactctctctggagaatcttcttTTGGTAggacatgtatacactaagtttcaagaaaataacttcagGCATTAGCATACATATAGCGGAATAAGTAAAATTtggagcatttgaccttgacctttagaTCTTTGGCCTCTTGCCACTTACACTCAAAAACTACTtaattaattgccccatcatacatcatcctttgaccaagtttggtgaaatttacttcatccagtcttgagttatcgcataaacggatacaatttcatgatttgaccttgacctttgacttctagccatttcacccaaaatctaatcaagtagtTGTCCCATGATACTTCATAATTGGACCACGTCTAGTAAAATTCCACTTAATATCACTCAAGTTACGTGTGTATAAATGAGGACAgatgtgtgaaaatgtgaaaatatgaagattttttttcttttttcagccaatttgaattgagaagtggcagcagaaaatgtgaagacctttgtttttgtttaatattttgttttgctttgttattttgttgctgttgcttgTCACGACCCATCGTCATTGGGTCaatgcccacccccccccccccagcaaaaaGCTAGATCCACCCCTGCCATTGTATACAATAATTCAAGTCTTCATGTACCGTACTTCGAGTGTTGAATGGCACAGAAAGTCCtacagcattgtacacactgtctaaagcccctggcacagaaagggctATGAGTTTGACACAAGGTAGCCGATGTCACATTATCTTCCTACGCTACAGGATTTTCTTCCGAGAGCTCAGCTGAGAGCAGAGGACCCTCACTATAAAGCTAACATAGTTTCATAAATATGCAATAACATCCAAAGCAGATATTAAGATGTTTTGACACTCTATCCAGATTTCAGTTGTTATCTAAATGTCACTTCAAAGTAAAGAagtttttgggtgttttttttttttttgcattataacATCTGCATTTACTCAAACTTCCCATTCCAACAAAACAGTCACAGCCATACGTCATTCCTATTTCATAACAATCATGATATGTAATTCAGAAGAATGCATTTAAATGTATACATTTACTGTAAGAGGGCACTCAAGAAAGACCTTTTTGTCATGCATTGACTGATATATTGAAGTTCTAATTGAGTAATTTCTCTTTAATTGttgtgtaactacatgtacattcccATTATTCAAAACTCTAGACACTATTATGTACGATGCATATATTGATCAATataaaaatgatggaaaattatAGAGTTTAGCAaataaccaccccccccccccatgacaaCTACTTTCTTATTACAATATATTTTTCAGTACACTGGGCAACCTTTTTATTTTGAGTCATAGATGGTCATGATACTTTCATATATTGTTCAAAGACTGAGTTACCATCAAGACTAAATCAAAGGCAAACAGCTAACTGCAACTCCAATGATTAGAATGTGTAATACTATTTTTCCGGCATCTCCTCTGGTATCAGTAGCTCTAAGAGATGATTTTGATTGATTGCATAACACTGACCTTTTCCTGCCATCTCCACCACACGAGTAACAGATCTCATGGTCAGTGTAGCTGTGGTCACCATCGTAGTGACTGACGATCCTCCAGCCATCCCCACCACACCAAGAACACATGGTCTGTGCCAAGCAGAGGGGTATCCAGTTAGAACCAATGCATGCACATTtaatacacataaacacacagacacacacacacacacacacacacacgcacacacataataGTAGTACAACCTGTCTTTATTGCCATCTGTCAAGAGTGGCCTAGAGATTTAGACAGCTTCTGCACTCATTGTATGAACATTAAGCAAATGTACAATAGTGTCAAGGAAACATAAGTATGGTGCTTTAGATTCTTTCTTCCTGGATTCTTAAATCCAATGTATAGTTTATACCTAGACAAATAAAGCTCACATAATATAGGCAATGGGTTAGAGCAATTAACAGCATTGTTCAATGAATGGTCAAtcacaaaattttatcaatattaCAGGACATGGTGCACATATGGAGAAATTTTGAGTGAGTTTTATAACCTTGACATAAGCTCTGCAGACTAATCTAAACTACAATATATCTGTGGGCATGGGTACAGGATGAATCCTCCAAGATGTTTAAGGTCATTcgattgtagattgcttgttgttccaaaaacgaagaaatcacGGGGGGATCGGTcatttgcacatgctggaccttatctgtggaatcagttgcctcaagctgTCCGTTACATTTCAaatgttgactcctttaaagttgccctcaagactcatttgttcgTAACCAatttccagtagaattgtatgattttttatcattatcattattgtgtcattcattttcatgtgcatgtttgtgtaaggatttttgtattaCATAAGTTACTTCTTCGACTGCGCCTTGAGCATGTTAGCTATGTGGAATAGGCGCAttaaaagtacactgtattattgttattattatgaacaTCCTCTCTTCCAGGCTGCATATTGTCAAGTTACTTAGGAATATCTTTGTTTGAAAATTCCAGTCCTTTATCATGGGTCTTCAGCCTTTCATTGATTCCTGCGTAATGCTTTACAGGTAAGAACTTACCGTTCCACGTCCAGAACATCTGACGCATTGTCAATAGCCAGAGCCCCTACAATTATGACAAGGCTGCCAATTAGAGAAACACAGAAAATTCTGAGCATTCataattggaaaaaaaagaactgtttGTCAACACTTAACCCCACACACCACAATCATTTCTGACAGAAGCATATTCAAATTTACATACTGATGTTCTTCAGTCTCAACATGATCACAATAAGAGTAATCAGCCACACGGTAAATCTTTTAATATCCATGTCTACAGTATGAAGAAACTGTTGACAAATTTATATTTATCGAGTTGCATTAATTCAAACTACTCTCCTCTCCTCAGCAAGAGCTGAAGACAATAGCCTGGAGAAAGTTTGGGAATTTCCCTGCAATCAcctgcttttgttgttgtgttgtcaGCTGTTTTCAGCTTTTTCATGACTTGGGAGGTGTTATTCCAGGATTCAGTGTTCAATATGACCCCTATCCTTTATTCcaatttgcaaaacaaaacaaaacaaaacaaaacaaacaacatgtTTGTGTGTCATCCCATCAcactttttcataattcatGTCAAAACTCCTTCACTGTAGAGCCAAAATAGCAAATTGTTcaaccctgacctttgacctacacAAGTCTAACCAATGCTTTGGTCTGTCACACCAAGATGGAATTGATGGAAAGACAATTGAGTTtctctacaaaaaaaaacaaaaaagacaaatgtAAGTGGGGAATTTTCCCAAAATATACATTAGGATTGAGTGAGTGCAGCAAGTTTAGCCGAACACTGTGAAAGGAAATCTGTTTTTAATAGTCcactcaaaagttatgaatttcacaaTTTTGGTGCAGACATCACCGCATTACAACAGTCTGTGATGTCCCTGCAGGATGATATAGGCCTAAAGAAAAGATTAAGAGaacttcacaaaatttcatctcgTACGAAAAGTGTTTATTCCTTTAgcttgttactgacatacaaAAGGGTAACATTGTTCCCTCTGCTTCCTAAAAGTAGCAAGTCACTCACTCTTTCACTATGGtggaaaaatgcaatttttggGAATtgtccttatattttctttatatgatTCTCCTCCAACGACGTCACACATTGTTGTAGTCTTaattctcatccagcgatggcagcaCCAAAAccctaaaaattcataacttttgaagggattttCTCATTGTTCTAAAAatgtcactgatatgttctactaatactgcgTTCACTTCACTCAATCCTCATACGTGGGGAAACTTCCCTTTAACACTGACAAGGACACCTGCATGCATAATCACCCTATCATTCTCACCTTGACAGAGGCTGTGTGAGGTACCTCAACGTGTTGGACAGCATTCCTGAACATGGTTGGCATCTCTACAGGTATGTTCCAGGGTGCAGGGGCCGGACCATTCATTGGGCCATCAATGATTTGATCTTTAATT includes these proteins:
- the LOC140241334 gene encoding LOW QUALITY PROTEIN: protein SSUH2 homolog (The sequence of the model RefSeq protein was modified relative to this genomic sequence to represent the inferred CDS: substituted 1 base at 1 genomic stop codon), whose translation is MPKLKEEEARKALLALVEEKTCWGRDAADDLIFKNIEHTAAFHYILETYTESRSTKWVHEPYVDQIIDGPMNGPAPAPWNIPVEMPTMFRNAVQHVEVPHTASVKPCHNCRGSGYXQCVRCSGRGTTMCSWCGGDGWRIVSHYDGDHSYTDHEICYSCGGDGRKRCSPCDGSGRVMCRTCTGQGQLKCYIRLTVEWKNHMDDYIVERTALPDELIRNVTGKTVFDEESPKVWPIKHFPVAEVNSGSERLVQRHAHAYSQERLHRQRHQIQVTPVVELQCQYDDESFTYFVYGFENKVYAPDYPMQCCWGCSIL